CATCATAATCTTTACCTTCCTCGTACTCTAGAATGAAATCAAATTCTGATAATACTTTTTGAACCACTTTTCCATCCTGAACAATAAATATAGTTCTCAAAACCTCATGTCGTGCAATCAATTCATTGAATATATCTTTAATCTTGTTTCTCTTTACATCTCCAGTCAATTTCAATACTCTTGAAATATTATAAGCCGTTCCACCTTTATCAATCTTGTTTAGAATATAAATCCTGCTTTGAGAAGGTGATAATGGATAATATTCTAATGCCTCTGCTTTAATAATGGGCATTTTCTCACTTTTTTCTTTATTATCAATTAACTGAGCTAATTTAGCTAAGGTTACGTTATTGAATATTTCGCTTAACTTGATATTGACTCTAAATTCTTCATATATTCTTGTTACCAAAGTCATAACGTTTAAAGAATGTCCTCCAGCTTCTATAAAACTGTCATGAATACTTATATTATGATTTCCTAAGATTTCAGCCCATATATCAAACAATTTTCTTTCATTAATATTACGCGGTTTCACCACTACATCCTTATTAATTTTATCATTTTTTGGTAATCGCTTATAATCTATTTTACCATTTTTGTTGATTGGCATTTTTTCTAGTGATACATAATGATGTGGCAACATATATCTTGGTATTCTACTAGCTAAAAATACCTTTAATTCTTGGGTAGCCATATTGATATCATCTTTAGAGAATACAATATATGCAGTTATGACATTATTCACTTCATCACTGATTGAATGGGTAACTGCAACATGTTCAACTGATTCATGTTCCATGATGACTCTTTCTATTTCATCAAGTTCAACTCTATACCCTCTTATTTTTATCTGCCTATCTGCTCTACCCATAAACTCAATATTATCATCAGGTAATATTCTACCTAGATCACCTGTATTATAAATCAAATCATTCGAGTCATTATTGAATGGATTTACTATAAATTTCTGTTTGGTAAGGTATTCATTATTTAAATATCCTGCACTTCTAAATGGTGTTCTGATATATATATTTCCTACCTTACCTTTTTTACAAATATTTAAGTCATTATCTAATATAATAACTTTTGCACCTCTTATGGGTTTACCAATAGGCATACTAACCCTATTAATATCTTCTTTCTTGATGTAATAGAAAACTTTTGCTAAAGTAGTTTCCGTTGGTCCGTACATGTTAACCAATTGTATTCTTTCATCAAAAATATAAAACCATTGTTTGAGTTTATCAGGAATGACTCTCTCTCCTGCTAATACAACATACTTTAATGACATAAGATTTTCATATGTCTTACCTGATAAATCAAACATGCCAAATAAACTAGGCGTACAATGAATATGTGTTATTGCATTCGTCTCAACCCAATCCATCAAGTTTCTTGAATCTAACATAATTTCAGTATTATGAGGTATGCAAACTGTACCACCAGTACATAGAGGTACAAATATATCACGCAAATAGGGATCATGACACTGAGAAGTCAACTGGCTCACTCTTGCTCCAGAATCCACCTTGAATTCATTTATCTCCCAATTAATAAAGTGGGCTAGACTTTTATTTTTCCCCTTAATAGCCTTTGGCTTACCGTTTGTACCTGAAGTGAAATAAATATATATTTCATCGTTCTCCATATAATCCTTCAGTACTTTTCCTTTGTTGCTGCGATTATCTTCATTATCGATTATAATTTTGTTGACATTCACATCAAAGGAGGTATTCTTATTCTCTTCATCCACCAACATATACTCAATAGCAGTTTCAGTTATCATAAATTCAGTTCGGAGTTTAGGATAATCATTATCTAAAGGGACAATTACGCAACCAGCTTTTAGGATTCCAATTACTGTTGATATTAGTTTCATCTTATCCTTCATAAGGATTCCTAATCGTGCCCCTTTTTCAATGCCAATATTCTCTATTAGATTAGCAATATAATCTGTCTCTTGGTCTAATTCATTATAAGTTAATTGCTCATGTCCATATGAAATAGCAACATTATTTTTATATTGAACAAAACTATTGTATAGCATATTCTGTATTGTTTTTTTGTTATCCATCTTAGTACCCCCTTTAATAATCCCCTTCCAGATCATCATTAAAATCACTTAGTATATCTTCAATTTCTCTGTCTACCTTAGTTTCAATCGTTTTAATCAAGAATCTTGGGTTCTTAATTATTTTTTTAATAATTTTGATATAATCCTGAACAAATATATCTATTGTTTCTCTCTTAAATAGTTCTGATGCATATTCAACTGTTAATACCAATCTATTACCTACAACTTGTGTTGCAAATTTTATATCCAGTTTTACATACGGATTCTCATAAGGAACTTGAGTTATATTCACCCCTTCAATACCGTTTTCTTCGTTTACTTCTTCATCAACAAAGTTCTGTAGCATAAACATCGTACTGAAAATAGGATTACTGTTCTTCTGGGGTTCTATTTCCAGTAACTCAACCAATTCATCAAACTGGTAATCCTGATTTGAATAACCCTGCAAAGTACTATTCTTAACTGAAAGTAGAAAATCCAAATATGTTTCATTTACATTAATATGATTTATTAAAGCTAGCGTATTAACAAAAAGCCCCACCATACTTTCAAATTCTTGTCTTGTTCTTCCAGAGATAGGTGTTCCAACAACAATACTTTTTTCACCAGTATACTTATATAAGAGTAAATTATAAGCTGACAGTAGAATCATAAATAAAGTTGTCTTGGAATCCAATGCTAATTTTTTTAGTTTTCCTAGAACCTCTTCATCAGTATAATAATCAACGCTCTCTCCTGAATATTTCATTACCTCAGGTCTTTTATAGTCAGTATCAAGTAAGCATCTGTTATAATCTTTTAATGTATCATACCAATAATCTCCTTGTTTTTTGTACTCCTCTGTTTTTCTATACTGTTCTTGCCATAATGTATAATCCTTATATTCAACATGAACTTCAGGTAACGTATCTTTTTTATATAGCTTAATAAATTCGTCTGATATTATACTTAATGTCGTTCCATCAGAGATAATATGATGCATATCAATAATTAGGTAACCTCTTTTTTCAGATTCATTTACAATACCGACCCTCATAAGAGGTGCATTACCTAAATCAAATGGTTGAATAAATTGTTTAATAGAATTTTCAATGCTTCCTATTATTTCAAGCCGTTGAATTTTTGGCTCCACTTTACTACTGTCAATAATTCTCTGAACAACTGTTCCATTTACCAGCTCAAATATTGTTCTTAATGCTTCATGTCTTTCGACTAACCTGATTAAAGCATCTTCTAAATATTCAATGTGGTATAATCCATCAAGTCTTAAAACCGCAGTTAAGTTATACCCTGTGTTTTCTTCATTGATTTGATTAAGAATATACATTCTCTTTTGAGCTGATGATAATGGATAAAACTCTCGATTGTAGTTGTAATTTATTTTCTTATATTCAATTCTATGAGATTTATTGATATATTCCGCCAACTCTTCAATTGTCGTCAATCTAAAAGCTTCAACCAAAGGAATTTCCGCATTGAATTGTTGACGTATATTGTAAACTACTTTCATCAACTTTAAAGAGTTTCCTCCTATTTCAAAGAAATCATCCGTAATACCAATTTGTCGGTTATCAAATATATTTCTCCATATTTTTGTTAATCCAATCTCAACATCGCTAACAGGAGGAACATATTGTTTATTTCTTTGTTCCTGATTCTCTATACTTGGTAAAGACTTCAAGTCAACTTTCCCATTAGGTGTTAGTGGAACTTCTGATATACTGAAATAGTATGTAGGAATCATGTAATGAGGTAACTCTCTGATAAGGAATTGCCTTATTTCCTTCACATCTACTTCTATTCTCCTATCTTTAAAAACAATGTATGCACATATGACTTTTTGGTCTTTATCATTACTTACATTTACAACCACTTTTTCGATTTCGGTTTTCAATTCTAGGATTTTCTCGATTTCGGTCAATTCAATTCTATAGCCATTAATTTTATGTTGTTGATCCTT
This is a stretch of genomic DNA from Vallitalea longa. It encodes these proteins:
- a CDS encoding amino acid adenylation domain-containing protein, whose protein sequence is MDNKKTIQNMLYNSFVQYKNNVAISYGHEQLTYNELDQETDYIANLIENIGIEKGARLGILMKDKMKLISTVIGILKAGCVIVPLDNDYPKLRTEFMITETAIEYMLVDEENKNTSFDVNVNKIIIDNEDNRSNKGKVLKDYMENDEIYIYFTSGTNGKPKAIKGKNKSLAHFINWEINEFKVDSGARVSQLTSQCHDPYLRDIFVPLCTGGTVCIPHNTEIMLDSRNLMDWVETNAITHIHCTPSLFGMFDLSGKTYENLMSLKYVVLAGERVIPDKLKQWFYIFDERIQLVNMYGPTETTLAKVFYYIKKEDINRVSMPIGKPIRGAKVIILDNDLNICKKGKVGNIYIRTPFRSAGYLNNEYLTKQKFIVNPFNNDSNDLIYNTGDLGRILPDDNIEFMGRADRQIKIRGYRVELDEIERVIMEHESVEHVAVTHSISDEVNNVITAYIVFSKDDINMATQELKVFLASRIPRYMLPHHYVSLEKMPINKNGKIDYKRLPKNDKINKDVVVKPRNINERKLFDIWAEILGNHNISIHDSFIEAGGHSLNVMTLVTRIYEEFRVNIKLSEIFNNVTLAKLAQLIDNKEKSEKMPIIKAEALEYYPLSPSQSRIYILNKIDKGGTAYNISRVLKLTGDVKRNKIKDIFNELIARHEVLRTIFIVQDGKVVQKVLSEFDFILEYEEGKDYDAMINAFIKPFQLNTLPLLRAKLIKSNYDSYYLVIDVHHIIADALSLEIFIDEFINLYKGINMEPLKLHYKDYAVWFNDLLESKELEKEKEYWLDKFRDRNTIIPLDLPLDYARPNVQKFDGKRLNFSIDGDLKEQLKELCKNSDITLYMLLLTAYNILLYKYTNQNTIIVGTPISGRNNSELNNVIGVFINSLAIKSVINGTDSLSEIISRISKNASEAYSNSNYPFEELIEELNIQRDLSRNPIFDTMFLLHNTKNRERLEEIKVEYYEYNNDISKFDISLTGYEHNNGIDFNFEYSTRLFKETTIERMAEHYKNILYRVVEDGNISIDEIDMSTKKERQMITRSNKTDLKYDRNKTIHEIFSECVLKYRDICALSFRDSKMSYKQLEESSNALARTIRKQGIGTDDIVAIMVEPSMDMIIGMLGILKAGGAYLPIDPAYPIERIKYVLEDSKAKCLLTKRKYADKAKEDIRILFLEEEKAYDEDTSGIRNVNSPSDLAYVIYTSGSTGKPKGVMIEHRNVINLTKGMQEEIDFSEGK